The following are encoded in a window of Phaseolus vulgaris cultivar G19833 chromosome 3, P. vulgaris v2.0, whole genome shotgun sequence genomic DNA:
- the LOC137807218 gene encoding DNA repair protein recA homolog 3, mitochondrial-like isoform X1, translated as MASLLRNISFLTRSLFVPKGFELGLFSTSHILSFSSKGRRRSKSDGSDSGEENMSKKELALQQALDQITSAFGKGSIMWLGRSVSPKNVPVVSTGSFGLDIALGIGGLPKGRVVEIYGPEASGKTTLALHVIAEAQKLGGYCVFVDAEHALDKTLAESIGVNTANLLFSQPDCGEQALSLVDTLIRSGSVDVIVVDSVAALVPKGELDGEMGDAHMAMQARLMSQALRKLSHALTLSQSILIFINQVRSKISTFGGFSGPTEVTCGGNALKFYASVRLNIKRTGFVKKGEEILGSQILVKVVKNKLAPPFKTAEFELEFGKGICKETEIIDLSVQHKLILKAGAMYYYNEQNFRGKDALKSFLAEKYSALEELETKLREKVLNVETEQTQESDVTEGIASVSSTLEETPVVEA; from the exons GTAGAAGGCGCTCTAAATCTGATGGAAGTGACTCTGGTGAAGAAAACATGTCCAAGAAAGAGCTGGCACTTCAACAAGCTCTTGATCAAATCACTTCTGCATTTGGAAAGGGATCCATCATGTGGCTTGGTCGTTCTGTCTCACCAAAAAATGTGCCTGTTGTGTCTACAGGTTCTTTTGGTCTTGATATAGCACTAGGAATTGGTGGTCTTCCGAAG GGACGTGTTGTGGAAATATATGGTCCAGAGGCTTCTGGAAAAACAACTCTTGCTTTACATGTGATTGCAGAAGCACAGAAGCTCGGAG GTTATTGTGTCTTTGTTGATGCTGAGCATGCCCTTGATAAGACACTTGCAGAGTCTATTGGTGTGAACACAGCGAATTTGCTGTTCTCCCAACCCGATTGTGGTGAACAGGCACTTAGTCTTGTGGATACCTTAATCCGTAGTGGTTCAGTTGATGTAATTGTTGTCGACAGT GTGGCTGCACTTGTTCCTAAAGGTGAGCTTGATGGTGAAATGGGTGATGCTCACATGGCAATGCAGGCTAGGTTAATGAGTCAGGCACTTCGAAAATTGAGCCATGCCTTGACACTTTCTCAaagtatattaatttttataaatcag GTGAGGTCAAAGATTTCAACTTTTGGGGGATTTAGTGGGCCTACGGAAGTTACTTGTGGTGGTAATGCATTGAAATTCTATGCTTCTGTGCGTCTAAATATCAAGAGAACAGGTTTTGTCAAGAAGGGTGAAGAG ATTTTAGGAAGCCAGATTCTTGTCAAGGTTGTGAAGAACAAGCTTGCCCCTCCGTTTAAAACTGCTGAATTTGAGCTTGAATTTGGCAAGGGGATATGTAAAGAAACAGAGATTATAGATTTAAGTGTACAACACAAACTAATCTTAAAGGCTGGTGCAATGTATTACTATAACGAACAGAATTTCCGCGGTAAGGATGCCCTAAAGAGTTTCCTAGCTGAGAAATATAGTGCATTAGAAGAACTTGAAACGAAGCTCAGAGAAAAGGTTCTTAATGTTGAGACAGAACAGACACAAGAATCAGATGTTACCGAAGGAATTGCATCAGTTAGTTCTACTCTGGAAGAAACACCTGTTGTAGAAGCATGA
- the LOC137807218 gene encoding DNA repair protein recA homolog 3, mitochondrial-like isoform X2 → MSKKELALQQALDQITSAFGKGSIMWLGRSVSPKNVPVVSTGSFGLDIALGIGGLPKGRVVEIYGPEASGKTTLALHVIAEAQKLGGYCVFVDAEHALDKTLAESIGVNTANLLFSQPDCGEQALSLVDTLIRSGSVDVIVVDSVAALVPKGELDGEMGDAHMAMQARLMSQALRKLSHALTLSQSILIFINQVRSKISTFGGFSGPTEVTCGGNALKFYASVRLNIKRTGFVKKGEEILGSQILVKVVKNKLAPPFKTAEFELEFGKGICKETEIIDLSVQHKLILKAGAMYYYNEQNFRGKDALKSFLAEKYSALEELETKLREKVLNVETEQTQESDVTEGIASVSSTLEETPVVEA, encoded by the exons ATGTCCAAGAAAGAGCTGGCACTTCAACAAGCTCTTGATCAAATCACTTCTGCATTTGGAAAGGGATCCATCATGTGGCTTGGTCGTTCTGTCTCACCAAAAAATGTGCCTGTTGTGTCTACAGGTTCTTTTGGTCTTGATATAGCACTAGGAATTGGTGGTCTTCCGAAG GGACGTGTTGTGGAAATATATGGTCCAGAGGCTTCTGGAAAAACAACTCTTGCTTTACATGTGATTGCAGAAGCACAGAAGCTCGGAG GTTATTGTGTCTTTGTTGATGCTGAGCATGCCCTTGATAAGACACTTGCAGAGTCTATTGGTGTGAACACAGCGAATTTGCTGTTCTCCCAACCCGATTGTGGTGAACAGGCACTTAGTCTTGTGGATACCTTAATCCGTAGTGGTTCAGTTGATGTAATTGTTGTCGACAGT GTGGCTGCACTTGTTCCTAAAGGTGAGCTTGATGGTGAAATGGGTGATGCTCACATGGCAATGCAGGCTAGGTTAATGAGTCAGGCACTTCGAAAATTGAGCCATGCCTTGACACTTTCTCAaagtatattaatttttataaatcag GTGAGGTCAAAGATTTCAACTTTTGGGGGATTTAGTGGGCCTACGGAAGTTACTTGTGGTGGTAATGCATTGAAATTCTATGCTTCTGTGCGTCTAAATATCAAGAGAACAGGTTTTGTCAAGAAGGGTGAAGAG ATTTTAGGAAGCCAGATTCTTGTCAAGGTTGTGAAGAACAAGCTTGCCCCTCCGTTTAAAACTGCTGAATTTGAGCTTGAATTTGGCAAGGGGATATGTAAAGAAACAGAGATTATAGATTTAAGTGTACAACACAAACTAATCTTAAAGGCTGGTGCAATGTATTACTATAACGAACAGAATTTCCGCGGTAAGGATGCCCTAAAGAGTTTCCTAGCTGAGAAATATAGTGCATTAGAAGAACTTGAAACGAAGCTCAGAGAAAAGGTTCTTAATGTTGAGACAGAACAGACACAAGAATCAGATGTTACCGAAGGAATTGCATCAGTTAGTTCTACTCTGGAAGAAACACCTGTTGTAGAAGCATGA